From the Lepisosteus oculatus isolate fLepOcu1 chromosome 1, fLepOcu1.hap2, whole genome shotgun sequence genome, one window contains:
- the LOC102690731 gene encoding circularly permutated Ras protein 1 produces the protein MEFACSHVVCNWQPVSDVPALYAAVPSGSYSSWDGSTQSAAQGPSSSSYRDYHDYDNRIAVIPRSHQGYQDDSSLVPPPLPPRQGSCSRTSQRHQRPQSLPLPSSAPPPLPPRVSHSCNERNLKANVNVVSVSVGRLVDITKAADIQQFQNPFYCKSCQGSLSALSVPRHRQQGTVWCCEFCGQENVLPSTASHLSHSRDVLYVSEDMDGDYINLEDMLVVFCVDISGSMSVTDEVSTASKAKTPLYISRLQSVQDALLKSLNSLLKTSPRRRVALVTFNDEVTVYGDGTTVPLTLRDWGLMDYDHLKSQGENFTTPHCIAESILPLSRKVQEMKEHGATALGPAALISIAMASRYMGSKVIICTDGRANIGLGDLEEEPTPSSSYFYSRLAEEASAKGVIVSVLTFKGTDCRLVEVGTLADRTGGKVNIVNISNVSSEIQSLLKDNIIATSVKATLLSADGIFYPYEDHCSHKLVKEVGNVTEGLEITFEFAVKPSSVESFLRRDRLPFQLQLDFKTRELQKATRILTEQRRVTTSSWVWTGSLNMSVLGVHCAQLCARLTMEGRVLEAQRQLQAQQELLKQISDKQPNTNEESVYGNWISTMSHICEDLTENTQRSRDLPQSKTVPVKGLSDEAANVVYQMKRAKSIALRRHPSDTLGL, from the exons ATGGAATTCGCCTGCAGTCATGTGGTGTGTAACTGGCAGCCAGTGTCAGATGTTCCAG CTCTGTACGCTGCTGTGCCCAGTGGCTCTTACTCCAGCTGGGATGGGTCTACCCAGTCTGCTGCACAAGGGCCCAGCTCCTCCAGTTATCGAGACTATCATGACTATGACAACCGCATTGCTGTCATCCCCCGCAGTCACCAGGGCTACCAGGATG ATAGCTCCCTGGTTCCCCCGCCCCTGCCTCCTCGTCAGGGAAGCTGCAGCAGGACATCCCAGAGGCACCAGCGGCCCCAATCCCTGCCCCTGCCCTCCAGCGCCCCACCTCCTCTGCCCCCCCGTG TGTCCCATAGTTGCAATGAGAGGAACCTGAAGGCCAATGTGAACGTGGTATCTGTGAGTGTGGGCCGGCTGGTGGACATCACTAAAG ctGCAGATATACAGCAGTTTCAGAACCCCTTTTACTGCAAGAGCTGTCAAGGTTCCTTGTCAGCCCTGAGCGTCCCACGCCATCGACAGCAGGGCACT GTCTGGTGCTGTGAGTTCTGTGGACAGGAGAACGTTCTCCCCAGCACGGCCAGCCACCTTTCTCACAGCCGGGATGTCTTATACGTGAGCGAGGACATGGATGGAGACTATATCAACTtggaagacatgctggtggtgTTTTGTGTGGACATTTCAGGAAGCATGAGCGTGACAGACGAG GTATCAACTGCAAGCAAAGCAAAAACTCCTCTCTACATCTCCAGACTGCAG AGTGTACAGGATGCTCTCCTGAAGTCGCTGAACTCACTGCTAAAGACGAGTCCTCGACGCCGAGTCGCTCTTGTCACCTTCAATGATGAG GTGACAGTGTATGGGGATGGAACTACGGTCCCACTGACACTGAGAGACTGGGGTCTGATGGACTATGACCACCTGAAATCACAGGGCGAGAATTTTACCACCCCTCACTGCATCGCAGAGAGCATCTTGCCACTGAGCCGGAAAGTTCAGGA AATGAAGGAACATGGAGCCACTGCACTGGGTCCAGCAGCACTCATCTCCATAGCGATGGCTTCTAGATACATGGGTTCAAAG GTTATAATCTGTACTGATGGGAGAGCGAATATTGGCCTGGGTGACCTGGAGGAAGAGCCCACACCTTCCTCCTCCTACTTCTACAGCCGCCTTGCAGAAGAGGCGTCAGCCAAGGG GGTGATAGTATCAGTGCTGACATTTAAAGGCACTGACTGCAGACTGGTGGAGGTGGGAACCCTGGCAGACCGCACTGGAGGGAAG GTCAACATCGTCAATATCAGCAATGTGTCATCAGAGATCCAGTCACTACTAAAGGATAACATTATAGCCACCAGTGTCAAGGCTACCCTGCTGTCAGCTGATGGCAT atTCTACCCCTATGAAGATCACTGCTCACACAAGTTGGTTAAGGAGGTTGGGAATGTGACCGAGGGCCTGGAGATCACCTTTGAATTTGCTGTCAAACCCTCCAGTGTGGAGA GTTTTCTGCGGAGGGACAGACTTCCCTTTCAACTCCAACTGGATTTCAAGACACGGGAGCTGCAGAAAGCCACCCGCATCCTCACAGAGCAGAGGAGAGTAACAACCAGCAG CTGGGTATGGACTGGCAGTCTGAACATgtcagtgcttggagtgcactGTGCCCAGTTGTGTGCCCGCCTCACTATGGAAGGCAGAGTCTTGGAGGCACAGAGACAGCTGCAAGCACAACAAGAACTCCTGAAGCAAATCAG TGACAAGCAGCCTAACACCAATGAGGAGAGTGTTTATGGCAATTGGATCAGCACCATGAGCCATATTTGTGAAGATCTCACAGAAAACACACAG AGGTCCAGAGATCTGCCGCAGAGCAAGACAGTCCCAGTGAAG GGTCTCTCAGATGAAGCTGCCAATGTGGTGTACCAGATGAAGAGGGCAAAGAGCATCGCACTGAGGAGACATCCATCTGATACACTGGGGCTGTGA